Genomic DNA from Streptacidiphilus rugosus AM-16:
GACGTTGGCGCCGGTCAGACCGCCGGCCGCCTCCTTGACGATCAGCGGCAGTTGGTCGATCAGCATCCGGTCCAGCGCGACCCGGTCGTTGGAAGCCGCAGCCTCGGCCTGGATCTTCATCCGCTCGGCCTCGGCCAGGGCCAGTACCCGGATCCGCTCGGCCTCCGCCTCGGCGGGGCGCACCACCTCGGCGACCAGTTGCTGCTGCCGCAGCTGGGCGGCGCGCTGGGCCAGCTCGGTCTGGGCCGTGAGCACCTCCTGCTGGGCGTGCGCGGCGGCCAGCGGTCCGGCCTGGGCGGCCTGCGCCTGTGCGCGGTCGACCTCGGCGGTGTACTCGGCCTTCACCACCGCGGTCTGCCGGGCGTACTCGGCCTGGTTTCGCGCCGCGGCCTGCTCGGCCTCGGCGGCGGCCTGGGTGGCCTGGGCCTGGGCGATCTTGGCCTGCCGCTGGATCGCGGCCTGGTGCGGGGCCGCCATCGCCGCTATGTAGCCGGTCTGCCCGTCGTCGATGGACTGGATCTGCAGCGAGTCGACGATGAGGCCGATCTTGGCCATCTCGGCCTTGGAGGTCTCCAGGACCTCGGTGGCCAGCTTCTGCCGTTCGGTGACGATCTCCTCGACCGTCATCGAGCCGATGATCGACCGTAGGTGGCCCGCGAAGATCCGGCCGGTCAGGACGGACATCTGGTCCTGGTCGGAGAGGAAGCGCTGACCCGCGTTGACGATGCTCTCCTTGTCGTTGCCCACCTTGAAGGCGATCACCGCTCGCACCGTGAGTGCGATGCCCTGATGCGTCACGCAGGTCTCGTCGACCTCCGCCTCGCACATCGCAAGCGTCAGAAAGCGAGTCTTCCGGTAGACCGGCAGCACGAATGCGCCATGGCCCGTGACCACGCGGAACGGCGCATCCCCCATGCCACGCCGACCACCGGAGATCAGCATCGCCTGGTCGGGAGCGGGAACACGATAGCCAAACATGATCATCACCTCTGCGAGGCCAGAACGCGTCGCACTTCATGTGAACACGCGCCCAGGTCAGCGTTGTCCGTTGTCGCCTTCGAGGAACTGAACGACCCAGGCGTGGCCGCTGAGACTGTCGGCAGCGACTTTGTGGACTTCGATGACCTGGCAGCCGTCGTGGATGTACTTCCCGGCGAATCGCTCCAGGAGCTCCGATTTATCAAGATCGTCCATCGACAGCGGGGCCCCTACCACCAGGTCTTCGTGCAGGGTCGCCCCACCCCCAGGTGGGGGCGAGCAAGTGCGGCACTGGTGCGACTCAGGCAAGGCCATACCGCCAGTCTGCGCCTCGGAGACCCAGTGAGCACGGACGACGGCCCAATTGCCCGTTGCGAGGGTGACTCGCGGCGATGACGCCGAGTCGCTGCAACCGACTCGCGTCTACGCGGTCTCGGCGGCGCCGGCGCCAACGCCCTGATCCCTCTGCTCGGACAACCCCGGACCCGCACCCGGTCAAAATCAGACGCCTGACATCGGTCCGGATCGACGCCGCGCGGAGTAGGCTGGAGGTTACCGAGGGTATTTCGTGCACCGGCTGCAGTGCCCCTGTCGTTCTCGGCGAACGCCGACACCGGGCCCGCGCGCGGGCCCGGAGACAGGACGTGCACCATGTCCGTGTCACTCCTTCGAATGCCTCTGGCAGTCCTCCCGCCGCCTCGTGGGGAGACGCCCGCTTTGCGGCTCGCGCTGCGGCCGGGTTTCGCCCCTGGGGCCCGCCCGATCGGCGCCCTGGACGGCGCCTGGTGGCCGCACTCCGACGACCTGGTTCGCGAACTGCCGTCCCTCGTCGAAAAGTTGGACCGACTGGGGCGGATCACGAGGGTCAATGTCAACCCGACCCACTGGCAGTCTTTGCCGCGCGAGGTGCCGGTCCCCGGCCACGTGGTCAAGGTCGGCTGGTTCACGACCGAGCAGGACCCGCACAAGCTGCTGCTCATGTCCTATCGGCTCGGGCGGTGGGACCTGCTCGTCATCCCGCCGCAGACCAGCCAGGCCGCGGCTGCCCGGTTGATGGCCGCCGCCACCGACCAGGCCGGAGCGCCCAGCGCGAGCGAGCTCATCGCCGCCGAACACAACCGCCACGCCGACGACGCCGACCTCCTCGCAGCCGCGCCCAGCGACTCCGGTCTGGAATCAGCATGGGAGTCCGAAGGCGGCGCGGCTGCATCCGCTCCGACAACCATGCCCATCGGCCGCATGCACGTGTCCTCGGGCAGGTGAGCACCGTGGGAACGCTGCTCACGCTCTTGGTGATCGCCGCCATGATCGGCATCGGCGTGTTGCTGATCCAACTGGCCAACGCCCGACACACCCTGCTCCCGACGGTAACCCAGCCGCACCGGTGGCACCTCCCGCGTCGGCGCCCGACCATCGAGCACACGCATCGCCGCCCCTGACCGGAAAGCCAGAGGTGGACCTCCGTGACGGGCGCGCTTCACGAGCCCGGCAAAACAGCGTGGCTTGCCGTCCCGGCTCCGGCCGAGCCGGCTCCGCCCCGGGTCGGCAAGCACCAGAAAGGTCGGCGGCATGACCACGATCACCGCTCCTGTACTCCTCGCCCGCCCAGTGGCCCGATCGCCGCTTCGGCTGGCCCTGACGCCCGACGGCACCAGGCGCCGACTCGACGGCGCCTGGTGGCCGCACTCCCGCGACCTCTCCGTCGAGCTTCCTCAGCTGATCGAGGAATTGGACCGCAGGTGGGGGCGCATCAGCCGAGCCTCCATTTACGACACCGCCTGGGCGCAGCGCAGTCACAGCATCGCGACCGGATCGCACGACGTCCGCGTGAACTGGTACGACCCTGACCAGGACCCTCACGCGATTGCCCTCTTCTCCTACCGCATCAAGCGGTGGCAACTCCTCGTCATACCGCCGGAGACCGCCTCCTGGCGCGCCGGCCAGCTCATGACCGCCGCCGCACGCTCCCGTAACCAGCAGAGTGCCCGCGCTCTCTTTGCACACGGACCCCTCGCCCCAGCCCTCGGCACGGGACCATACGGGCACGTCCGTATCCGCACGCGGCACGACCGCACCCCCGCCACCCCTGCGCGCTGACCGCGTTCAACATCCCCAATGAGGCGAATGGCCATGACCAGCACGTTCGAGGTCTACATCGACAACTCCGGAGAATGGCGCTTCCGCCTGACCGGTCTCCGAGGCGAGACCATCGTCGCAAGCAAGGCCTTCACCTCGCAGCTCGACTGCCTGGCCGGCGTCGCCGCCATGCAGACCAGCGCCACCGAGGCACAGATCACGGTCCTCGTCCCCTCGGTCTTGTAGTCGGCCGGGCTCGCCGATCGACCGAAGCGGCCAGTCGCTTCTGAAGCCGTGTGCCTTCAATGTGCCGTGGCGGCAGCCTGAGCGGGTACTTCTGATGAAGCTTCAGCAGGCCCTTTGCTTGATCCCGACGATCAAGAAAGCGCCCAGCTCAGGGCCACATCAGGCA
This window encodes:
- a CDS encoding DUF5994 family protein — encoded protein: MTTITAPVLLARPVARSPLRLALTPDGTRRRLDGAWWPHSRDLSVELPQLIEELDRRWGRISRASIYDTAWAQRSHSIATGSHDVRVNWYDPDQDPHAIALFSYRIKRWQLLVIPPETASWRAGQLMTAAARSRNQQSARALFAHGPLAPALGTGPYGHVRIRTRHDRTPATPAR
- a CDS encoding DUF5994 family protein, with protein sequence MPLAVLPPPRGETPALRLALRPGFAPGARPIGALDGAWWPHSDDLVRELPSLVEKLDRLGRITRVNVNPTHWQSLPREVPVPGHVVKVGWFTTEQDPHKLLLMSYRLGRWDLLVIPPQTSQAAAARLMAAATDQAGAPSASELIAAEHNRHADDADLLAAAPSDSGLESAWESEGGAAASAPTTMPIGRMHVSSGR
- a CDS encoding SPFH domain-containing protein is translated as MFGYRVPAPDQAMLISGGRRGMGDAPFRVVTGHGAFVLPVYRKTRFLTLAMCEAEVDETCVTHQGIALTVRAVIAFKVGNDKESIVNAGQRFLSDQDQMSVLTGRIFAGHLRSIIGSMTVEEIVTERQKLATEVLETSKAEMAKIGLIVDSLQIQSIDDGQTGYIAAMAAPHQAAIQRQAKIAQAQATQAAAEAEQAAARNQAEYARQTAVVKAEYTAEVDRAQAQAAQAGPLAAAHAQQEVLTAQTELAQRAAQLRQQQLVAEVVRPAEAEAERIRVLALAEAERMKIQAEAAASNDRVALDRMLIDQLPLIVKEAAGGLTGANVNVLNGADGLGEIAAGLVGQGLTILDSVRKNLGSSRTRTDGGGEPTTRLLGPVD
- a CDS encoding YegP family protein, encoding MTSTFEVYIDNSGEWRFRLTGLRGETIVASKAFTSQLDCLAGVAAMQTSATEAQITVLVPSVL